A single window of Neurospora crassa OR74A linkage group VII, whole genome shotgun sequence DNA harbors:
- a CDS encoding DUF1237 domain-containing protein, producing the protein MKGLSNLITQILGFVPTRQSSPQPQFQVQAQIQPPSYCPDYSSYAKTRHEPFSTGRHALPYQRPAPSCRTFNASVIESFISNMSTIITDPDLYRLFENTYPNTLDTAIKWHGSAANNSAEELTFIITGDINAMWLRDSANQLASYLPFLTASSSRDSLASLYRGVINLQARYLLTSPFCNSFQPPSESGIPPATNSAASSDTVYPPYDAEKVFECKYELDSLASFLQISAQYHAATNDTAFFGRFQWVEAVQTVLDTAKAMMTPTYGPEGQVLQSPYTFTRMTTRTTETLANNGLGNPVARDIGLIRSAFRPSDDSTIFQFLIPSNMMFAKYAGDVASIVSSLGSLSGTQPASGLKTPPANLSTSLSSLSTSLREAISKHAIISLPTLNSSTSPEIDFEQIYAYEIDGYGSFSLMDDANLPSLLSAPLFDYFSSSSDPIYQRTRAHLLGTNTNPYMMHGPVINAVGGPHAGPGMAWPMASIVRIMTSEDDEEIYRVLKELVGSTDGLGLIHESVNSFDSTKWTREWFSWANGLFGQMVWDLVRRNKGRVLRGNYQ; encoded by the coding sequence atgaAGGGCCTATCAAACCTCATCACCCAAATTCTGGGCTTTGTTCCAACCCGCCAATCCTCACCGCAACCACAATTCCAAGTTCAAGCCCAAATCCAACCACCTTCGTACTGCCCCGACTACTCTTCTTACGCCAAAACGCGCCATGAACCCTTTTCGACCGGCCGCCATGCCCTCCCCTACCAACGCCCCGCTCCCTCATGCCGAACCTTCAACGCGTCCGTAATCGAGTCCTTCATCAGCAACATgtccaccatcatcaccgaccCGGACCTCTACCGCTTATTCGAAAACACATACCCCAACACCCTCGACACCGCCATCAAATGGCACGGCAGCGCCGCCAACAACTCGGCCGAGGAGCTCACCTTTATCATCACCGGCGACATCAACGCCATGTGGCTGCGCGACAGCGCCAACCAGCTCGCTTCCTACCTGCCCTTCTTGACGGCCTCTTCCTCGCGCGACTCGCTTGCCTCGCTTTACCGAGGCGTCATCAATCTCCAAGCGCGCTACCTCCTGACTTCACCCTTCTGTAACTCCTTCCAGCCTCCTTCCGAGTCCGGGATTCCGCCCGCCACGAACTCTGCTGCTTCGTCGGATACCGTCTACCCGCCCTATGACGCCGAAAAGGTCTTCGAGTGTAAATACGAACTGGACAGTCTGGCTTCCTTCTTGCAGATCTCCGCTCAATACCACGCCGCGACGAACGATACGGCTTTCTTTGGCCGGTTCCAGTGGGTGGAGGCCGTTCAGACGGTGCTGGATACCGCGAAGGCGATGATGACGCCTACGTATGGACCGGAAGGTCAGGTACTGCAGAGTCCGTACACGTTTACGCGGATGACGACGCGCACGACGGAAACGCTGGCTAATAACGGGCTGGGGAATCCGGTGGCGAGGGATATCGGACTGATACGAAGTGCGTTCCGGCCCAGTGACGATTCGACGATTTTTCAGTTTTTGATACCGAGTAATATGATGTTTGCCAAGTACGCGGGGGATGTCGCTTCCATCGTCTCCTCACTTGGTTCCCTTTCCGGTACCCAACCTGCCTCTGGGCTCAAAACCCCACCGGCAAATCTatccacctccctctcctctctatCTACTTCTCTTCGAGAGGCCATTTCGAAACACGCCATTATTTCTCTTCCTACCCTcaactcctccacctcccccgAAATCGACTTCGAACAAATCTACGCCTACGAAATAGACGGCTACGGCTCCTTCTCTCTAATGGACGACGCCAACCTCCCCTCGCTCCTCTCCGCCCCTCTCTTCGActacttctcctcctcctccgaccCCATCTACCAACGAACCCGCGCCCACCTCCTAGgaaccaacaccaacccctACATGATGCACGGACCAGTCATCAACGCCGTTGGTGGACCGCACGCCGGGCCCGGGATGGCGTGGCCCATGGCAAGTATCGTGCGGATCATGACGagcgaagacgacgaggagattTACCGGGTGCTAAAGGAGTTGGTGGGGAGTACGGATGGGTTGGGGCTGATTCATGAGAGTGTGAATAGTTTTGACAGTACGAAATGGACGAGGGAGTGGTTTTCGTGGGCGAATGGGTTGTTTGGGCAGATGGTGTGGGATTTGGTGAGACGGAATAAAGGGAGGGTTTTAAGGGGGAATTATCAGTAG